From Candidatus Nitricoxidivorans perseverans, the proteins below share one genomic window:
- a CDS encoding methyltransferase domain-containing protein, whose amino-acid sequence MNKRAIRRSFDRAAGSYDAAAALQREVGELLMEEIAEEIGDRLRFFESQNRGLSPISSISLSILDAGCGTGHGLRLLSARWPHARLVAADFAPAMLAAAPGERVGADIEALPFPAAAFDLYWSSLTIQWCDAARVFGEAARVLAPGGRLAVSSLAPGTLAELDDAFSGIDRHRHVLEFAPAQALADACAAAGFRNVALEARTIRQHHPDLRSLLSILKSLGANQVGNRRPGLMGRRAWRAVEARYESLRENGGLPATWEVILCTASKPSS is encoded by the coding sequence ATGAATAAGCGCGCCATCCGCCGATCCTTCGACCGCGCCGCCGGCAGCTACGACGCGGCGGCCGCGTTGCAGCGGGAGGTCGGCGAACTGCTAATGGAGGAAATAGCGGAGGAAATAGGGGACAGACTACGATTTTTTGAATCTCAAAATCGTGGTCTGTCCCCTATTTCCTCTATTTCCCTTTCCATCCTCGACGCCGGCTGCGGCACCGGTCACGGCCTGCGGCTGCTCTCGGCGCGATGGCCGCATGCGCGGCTCGTCGCCGCCGACTTCGCGCCCGCGATGCTGGCCGCCGCGCCGGGCGAACGGGTCGGGGCCGACATCGAGGCCCTGCCCTTTCCGGCGGCCGCGTTCGATCTCTACTGGTCGAGCCTGACGATCCAGTGGTGCGATGCCGCCCGCGTCTTCGGGGAGGCCGCCCGCGTGCTCGCGCCCGGCGGCCGGCTTGCCGTCAGCAGCCTTGCGCCGGGCACGCTGGCCGAGCTGGACGATGCCTTTTCCGGCATCGACCGGCATCGACACGTGCTCGAATTCGCGCCCGCGCAGGCCCTGGCCGATGCCTGCGCCGCGGCGGGTTTCCGGAACGTGGCCCTTGAAGCCCGAACGATCCGCCAGCATCACCCCGATCTCAGGTCGCTGCTCTCCATCCTGAAGTCGCTCGGCGCCAATCAGGTGGGCAATCGCCGGCCGGGGTTGATGGGCCGCCGCGCATGGCGGGCGGTGGAGGCGCGCTACGAATCCCTGCGCGAGAATGGCGGCCTGCCCGCCACCTGGGAGGTCATTCTGTGTACCGCAAGCAAGCCTTCTTCATAG
- a CDS encoding DNA translocase FtsK 4TM domain-containing protein → MPMVPMALAERGPRNSPSPLPEKIAALVHEARWLVVGAAGVFLALVLWGFDITDPGWSHAAQVERIANPGGRLGAWLADLLFYLFGLSAWWWVAFLFFAVLRGSRRIGEFFGGDRRPFLIALTGFVVLLAASSGVEAMRFWSLKAQLPLAPGGMLGHEVGRLAATFLGYTGGTLILLTLMMAGLSLFSGISWLGVAERSGALLEGAWVGAVRLWDYWQDRRYGRALAEKREAVVESERRRAEASPPPPVKIEPVEIEIPRAPRIEARIEKERQAPLFFDAPGGALPPLHLLDAPSHKPEDLPAAETLEFTSRLIERKLADFGVEVKVASALPGPVVTRYEIEPATGVKGATIVGLAKDLARALSLVSIRVVETVPGKSCMALELPNPRRQVVRLSEIVGSKAYHDLHSPLAVALGKDIAGGPVVVDLAKMPHLLVAGTTGSGKSVGINAMILSLVYKSEPKDVRMIMVDPKMLELSIYEGIPHLLAPVVTDMNKAANALHWCVGEMERRYKLMSALGVRNLAGFNGKIRDAAKAGSHIANPFPLVPESPEPLQTMPYVVVVIDELADLMMVVGKKVEELIARLAQKARAAGIHLILATQRPSVDVITGLIKANIPTRIAFQVSSKIDSRTILDQMGAEALLGQGDMLYLAPGTGLPVRVHGAFVADDEVHHVVDHLRKVGKPEYIAEVLVAPAAEAGEGDLADADDAEADPMYDQAVEVVLKTRRPSISLVQRHLRIGYNRAARLIEAMERSGLVSPMNGAGNREVLAPAMAE, encoded by the coding sequence ATGCCCATGGTACCTATGGCCTTGGCGGAGCGCGGCCCGCGCAATTCTCCCTCTCCGCTGCCGGAAAAGATCGCCGCCCTCGTCCACGAGGCGCGCTGGCTGGTCGTGGGCGCGGCCGGCGTGTTTCTCGCGCTCGTCCTGTGGGGCTTCGACATCACCGATCCCGGCTGGTCCCACGCCGCCCAGGTCGAGCGAATCGCCAATCCCGGCGGCCGCTTGGGCGCATGGCTGGCCGACCTGCTGTTCTACCTGTTCGGCCTTTCGGCCTGGTGGTGGGTGGCTTTCCTGTTTTTCGCCGTCCTCCGGGGTTCGCGCCGCATCGGCGAATTTTTCGGCGGCGACCGCCGGCCCTTCCTGATCGCCCTGACCGGTTTCGTCGTGTTGCTGGCGGCCAGCAGCGGCGTCGAAGCCATGCGCTTCTGGAGCCTCAAGGCGCAGCTGCCCCTGGCGCCCGGCGGCATGCTGGGACACGAGGTCGGCCGCCTTGCCGCGACTTTCCTGGGCTACACGGGCGGCACCCTGATCCTGCTGACTCTGATGATGGCCGGGCTGAGCCTGTTCTCGGGCATCTCCTGGCTCGGGGTGGCGGAGAGAAGCGGTGCGCTGCTGGAGGGCGCCTGGGTCGGCGCCGTCCGGCTGTGGGACTACTGGCAGGATCGCCGCTACGGCCGCGCACTGGCCGAGAAGCGCGAGGCGGTCGTCGAGAGCGAACGCCGCCGGGCCGAAGCCAGCCCGCCGCCGCCGGTGAAGATCGAGCCGGTGGAGATCGAGATTCCCAGGGCTCCGCGGATCGAGGCCCGCATCGAGAAAGAGCGCCAGGCGCCCCTGTTCTTCGACGCGCCGGGCGGCGCCCTGCCGCCGCTGCATCTGCTGGATGCGCCTTCCCACAAGCCCGAGGACCTGCCGGCGGCCGAGACCCTCGAGTTCACCTCGCGCCTGATCGAGCGCAAGCTCGCCGACTTCGGCGTCGAGGTCAAGGTGGCGTCGGCGCTGCCCGGCCCGGTGGTGACCCGCTACGAGATCGAGCCGGCCACGGGCGTCAAGGGCGCCACCATCGTCGGCCTGGCGAAGGATCTGGCCCGCGCGCTGTCGCTCGTCAGCATCCGCGTCGTCGAAACGGTTCCCGGCAAGTCCTGCATGGCCCTGGAGCTGCCCAACCCGCGCCGGCAGGTCGTGCGCCTGTCCGAGATCGTCGGATCGAAGGCCTACCACGACCTGCACTCGCCGCTCGCCGTCGCGCTCGGCAAGGACATCGCCGGCGGCCCGGTGGTGGTCGATCTCGCGAAGATGCCGCACCTGCTGGTCGCCGGAACCACCGGTTCGGGCAAGTCGGTGGGCATCAACGCCATGATCCTCTCGCTCGTATACAAGTCCGAGCCGAAGGACGTGCGCATGATCATGGTCGACCCCAAGATGCTGGAGCTCTCGATCTACGAGGGCATCCCGCACCTGTTGGCACCCGTCGTCACCGACATGAACAAGGCGGCCAACGCGCTGCACTGGTGCGTCGGCGAGATGGAGCGCCGCTACAAGCTGATGAGCGCGCTCGGCGTGAGGAACCTCGCCGGCTTCAACGGCAAGATCCGCGATGCCGCCAAGGCCGGCAGCCACATCGCCAATCCGTTCCCGCTCGTTCCGGAGTCTCCGGAGCCGCTGCAAACCATGCCCTACGTCGTGGTGGTGATCGACGAGCTGGCCGACCTGATGATGGTCGTCGGCAAAAAGGTCGAGGAGCTGATCGCCCGGCTCGCCCAGAAGGCCCGCGCCGCCGGCATCCACTTGATCCTGGCCACGCAGCGGCCGAGCGTGGACGTCATCACCGGCCTCATCAAGGCCAACATCCCGACGCGCATCGCGTTCCAGGTGTCGAGCAAGATCGACTCGCGCACCATTCTCGACCAGATGGGCGCCGAGGCGCTGCTCGGCCAGGGCGACATGCTCTACCTCGCTCCCGGCACCGGCCTGCCGGTGCGCGTGCACGGCGCCTTCGTGGCCGACGACGAGGTGCATCACGTCGTCGACCACCTGCGCAAGGTGGGTAAGCCGGAATATATCGCCGAGGTGCTTGTCGCGCCGGCCGCCGAGGCGGGCGAGGGCGATCTCGCCGATGCGGACGACGCCGAGGCCGACCCCATGTACGACCAGGCGGTGGAAGTGGTGCTCAAGACCCGCCGGCCGTCGATCTCGCTCGTCCAGCGCCATCTGCGCATCGGCTACAACCGCGCCGCGCGGCTCATCGAGGCCATGGAGCGATCAGGCCTCGTCTCCCCCATGAACGGTGCGGGAAACCGCGAGGTGCTGGCGCCCGCCATGGCCGAGTAA
- the bioF gene encoding 8-amino-7-oxononanoate synthase — protein sequence MPTNLERELAELADAGLLRRRRVSGSPCGPEMVIDGRSVLSFASNDYLGLANHPDAIEAVASSARRWGVGAGASHFLGGHFEPHHELEERLAAFVGAQRALIFSTGYMANLAIVPALVGRNDAVFADRLNHASLIDAVRLSDAKSHRYPHLDLEALESRLAASAAKGKLILTDAVFSMDGDVAPLPELASLAERFGAWLVVDDAHGFGVLGPQGRGTLAHSGLAPRGHVLLMGTLGKAAGVAGAFVAGDANIVEWLVQKARTAIYTTAAPPMLSAVLIESLKLIESGEERRAHLESLIARLRAGIGLLGERAGWRLPPSFTAIQPLIIGGETMRVAEALLARGIWAPAIRPPTVPEGTARLRISLSAAHSGAQVDRLVAALAEIAA from the coding sequence ATGCCGACGAACCTCGAACGTGAACTCGCCGAACTGGCCGACGCCGGGCTGCTGCGCCGCCGTCGCGTTTCCGGTTCGCCATGCGGACCGGAGATGGTCATCGACGGTCGGTCGGTGCTCTCGTTCGCGTCCAACGATTACCTCGGCCTGGCGAACCATCCGGACGCGATCGAAGCCGTAGCCTCCAGCGCCCGCCGCTGGGGCGTCGGAGCGGGCGCCTCGCATTTTCTCGGCGGCCATTTCGAGCCACACCACGAACTGGAAGAGCGGCTCGCCGCCTTCGTCGGCGCACAGCGCGCGCTGATCTTTTCCACCGGCTACATGGCCAACCTGGCCATCGTGCCGGCGCTAGTCGGGCGCAACGACGCCGTCTTCGCCGACCGGCTCAATCATGCTTCGCTGATCGACGCCGTGCGGCTCTCCGATGCGAAGAGCCACCGCTATCCCCATCTCGACCTCGAGGCGCTCGAATCCCGGCTCGCCGCGAGCGCGGCGAAGGGCAAACTGATCCTCACCGACGCCGTCTTCAGCATGGACGGCGACGTCGCGCCGCTGCCGGAGCTCGCGTCGCTGGCGGAACGCTTCGGCGCGTGGCTCGTCGTCGACGACGCGCACGGCTTCGGCGTGCTGGGGCCTCAGGGGCGTGGGACGCTGGCGCATTCCGGGCTCGCGCCGCGCGGCCACGTGCTGCTCATGGGCACGCTGGGCAAGGCGGCCGGAGTCGCCGGGGCTTTCGTGGCCGGCGACGCGAACATCGTCGAATGGCTGGTCCAGAAGGCGCGCACGGCGATCTACACCACCGCCGCGCCGCCGATGCTTTCCGCCGTGCTGATCGAGAGCCTGAAGCTGATCGAATCCGGCGAAGAACGACGGGCGCACCTGGAGTCGCTGATCGCGCGGCTTCGGGCAGGGATCGGGCTCCTCGGCGAACGCGCCGGCTGGCGCCTGCCGCCCTCTTTCACCGCCATCCAGCCCCTCATCATCGGCGGCGAAACCATGCGGGTGGCCGAAGCCCTGCTGGCGCGGGGAATCTGGGCGCCGGCGATCCGTCCGCCTACGGTGCCGGAGGGCACGGCGCGGCTGCGCATCTCGCTCTCGGCCGCGCACAGCGGGGCGCAGGTGGACCGGCTGGTGGCGGCGCTGGCGGAAATCGCGGCATGA
- a CDS encoding alpha/beta fold hydrolase, whose product MTGLTFHPGWGFDERVFQPVADRIKGRLAGPPTRPLICGWSLGAIHALKAAGAGRLVLVGATPRFTQAPDWPHAQMADVLENFAAAVAADPADALRRFAALMNQGDDHARDLVRHLTGLLREGMPDVATLAAGLDELRDADLRALVPSIRQRVLIVHGERDPLMPLAAAEWLAAHLPDARLEVFAGCAHAPFLSQPDRFADLVAAFANE is encoded by the coding sequence ATGACGGGCCTCACTTTCCATCCCGGATGGGGCTTCGACGAGCGCGTCTTCCAGCCCGTTGCCGACCGGATCAAGGGCCGCCTCGCCGGGCCACCAACCCGGCCACTCATCTGCGGCTGGTCGCTGGGCGCGATTCATGCGCTGAAGGCGGCCGGGGCGGGCCGCCTGGTGCTGGTGGGCGCGACGCCGCGCTTCACCCAGGCGCCCGACTGGCCCCACGCCCAGATGGCCGATGTGCTGGAGAATTTCGCCGCCGCCGTCGCCGCCGATCCGGCCGATGCCCTGCGCCGCTTCGCCGCGCTCATGAACCAGGGCGACGATCACGCGCGCGATCTCGTCCGGCACCTGACCGGGCTGCTGCGCGAAGGCATGCCCGACGTCGCCACGCTCGCCGCCGGGCTGGACGAACTGCGCGACGCCGACCTTCGCGCCCTCGTGCCGTCGATCCGCCAACGGGTGCTGATCGTGCATGGCGAACGCGATCCGCTGATGCCGCTCGCCGCCGCGGAATGGCTGGCGGCGCATTTGCCGGACGCCCGGCTGGAAGTCTTCGCCGGCTGCGCCCACGCGCCCTTCCTCTCGCAGCCGGACCGGTTCGCCGACCTCGTCGCTGCGTTCGCCAATGAATAA
- the lolA gene encoding outer membrane lipoprotein chaperone LolA, whose protein sequence is MPKTLIALCGLLLATAAQASGLDQLKDFLDQTRSARGSFVQSVVGKSGRKPQQSAGFFAFARPGKFRWSYEKPYQQLLVSDGEKLWSFDPDLNQVTVRKLGQAFGSSPAALLAGDALENSFVLREGGAAEGFEFVEATPKAQDGTFERVRIGFKDKLPRIMEVRDNFGQTTTLFLNQIESNEPLPAGVFRFAPPKGADVVGE, encoded by the coding sequence ATGCCCAAAACACTCATTGCACTCTGCGGCCTGTTGCTCGCGACCGCCGCGCAGGCCTCCGGTCTTGACCAGCTCAAGGACTTTCTCGACCAGACCCGGAGCGCGCGCGGCAGCTTCGTCCAGAGCGTCGTCGGGAAGTCCGGGCGCAAGCCCCAGCAGTCGGCCGGATTCTTTGCGTTCGCCCGGCCGGGAAAATTCCGCTGGAGCTACGAGAAGCCCTACCAGCAGTTACTGGTCAGCGACGGCGAGAAGCTCTGGAGCTTCGATCCCGACCTGAACCAGGTGACGGTCAGGAAACTCGGCCAGGCCTTCGGTTCCAGTCCGGCGGCGCTGCTGGCCGGCGATGCCCTGGAGAACAGCTTCGTGCTCAGGGAGGGCGGGGCGGCGGAGGGCTTCGAGTTCGTCGAGGCCACGCCCAAGGCCCAGGACGGCACCTTCGAGCGCGTGCGCATCGGATTCAAGGACAAGCTGCCCCGGATCATGGAAGTCCGCGACAACTTCGGCCAGACCACGACCCTTTTCCTGAATCAGATCGAGAGCAATGAGCCGCTGCCGGCCGGCGTCTTCCGCTTCGCGCCGCCCAAGGGCGCCGACGTCGTGGGGGAATAG
- the bioD gene encoding dethiobiotin synthase, with translation MYRKQAFFIAGTDTGVGKTFVTCALLHLARGRGLAAAGMKPVAAGVDAGGRNEDVERLIAASSFAAPCELVNPYGFAAPVAPHLAAADEGRRIDIEVIANASRRLAERADLLLVEGVGGFRVPLGDDLDTADLAVRLGLPVILVVGLRLGCLNHALLTAEAIAARGLPFAGWIANVIDPGMARREENIAALEERLKAPLLGTLPHAEDPAAAARRLRLP, from the coding sequence GTGTACCGCAAGCAAGCCTTCTTCATAGCCGGCACCGACACGGGCGTCGGCAAGACGTTCGTGACCTGCGCCCTGCTCCACCTCGCGCGCGGCCGTGGGCTTGCGGCCGCCGGCATGAAGCCGGTGGCGGCCGGCGTCGACGCCGGCGGGCGCAACGAGGATGTCGAGCGGCTGATCGCCGCCAGTTCCTTCGCCGCGCCGTGCGAACTCGTCAACCCGTACGGCTTCGCCGCACCCGTCGCGCCGCACCTCGCGGCCGCGGACGAGGGGCGGCGCATCGACATCGAGGTCATCGCCAATGCCTCGCGCCGGCTGGCGGAACGGGCCGACCTGCTGCTCGTGGAAGGTGTCGGCGGCTTCCGCGTGCCGCTGGGCGACGACTTGGACACCGCCGATCTCGCCGTCCGCCTCGGCCTGCCGGTGATTCTGGTCGTCGGCCTGCGGCTGGGCTGCCTCAACCATGCGCTGCTCACGGCCGAGGCGATCGCGGCGCGCGGCCTGCCCTTCGCCGGATGGATCGCCAACGTCATCGACCCCGGCATGGCCCGCCGGGAGGAAAATATCGCGGCACTGGAAGAACGCCTGAAGGCGCCCCTCCTGGGTACGCTGCCCCACGCCGAAGATCCGGCCGCCGCCGCCCGGCGCCTCCGTCTTCCATGA